In Clostridium sp. DL-VIII, the following proteins share a genomic window:
- a CDS encoding GntG family PLP-dependent aldolase encodes MNLIRDYRSDAATLATLHMRQAMADAEVGDDFNGEDPTVNCLEKRSAELFGKEAALFVISCTMANQIAIMASTNHGDEVLVGEESHIYNMETGGLSALAGVQTRALRSLDGRFDFQDVQKSIRKHGLQTPITKVLCLENTYDLNKGIPLSKKYISEMCELAHKNDLQVFLDGARIFNAAAALKVEPKILCEDIDMMQFSLCKGLSAPVGAVLLGTKEFIERARRMRQRMGGGLAQAGHMAAAGVVALETMIDRIENDNINAKKLAMGLASVNDKMVDVEKTLTNIVKMDLKTTGKDSYYISSVLEEHGIKIKIIDSTTCRFVTHRGITAEDIEETIEIIKSTLI; translated from the coding sequence ATGAATTTAATTAGAGATTACAGAAGTGATGCAGCAACTTTGGCTACATTGCATATGAGGCAGGCTATGGCCGATGCAGAAGTAGGAGATGATTTTAATGGGGAAGATCCTACAGTAAATTGCTTAGAAAAAAGAAGTGCTGAACTGTTTGGAAAAGAGGCTGCATTATTTGTTATTTCTTGTACTATGGCTAATCAGATTGCAATTATGGCCTCGACGAATCATGGGGATGAGGTGTTAGTTGGTGAAGAATCACATATCTATAATATGGAAACAGGGGGGCTCTCTGCACTTGCAGGAGTGCAGACTAGAGCTCTTAGAAGTTTAGATGGAAGGTTTGATTTTCAAGATGTTCAAAAGTCAATTAGAAAACATGGACTACAAACACCTATAACAAAAGTATTGTGCTTAGAAAATACATATGATTTAAATAAAGGTATTCCTTTATCTAAAAAATATATTTCAGAAATGTGTGAATTAGCACATAAAAATGATTTGCAGGTTTTTTTAGACGGAGCTAGAATATTCAATGCAGCAGCGGCTCTAAAAGTTGAGCCTAAGATATTATGCGAAGATATAGACATGATGCAGTTTTCCCTATGTAAGGGCTTAAGTGCGCCAGTAGGAGCAGTTCTTCTTGGGACAAAGGAATTTATTGAGAGAGCACGGAGAATGAGGCAGAGAATGGGCGGCGGATTAGCGCAGGCAGGACATATGGCAGCAGCTGGCGTGGTTGCACTCGAAACAATGATTGACAGAATAGAAAATGATAATATAAATGCTAAGAAGTTAGCAATGGGGCTTGCTAGCGTAAATGATAAGATGGTTGATGTTGAAAAAACTTTAACTAACATTGTTAAAATGGATCTTAAAACTACTGGAAAAGATTCATATTATATTAGCAGTGTTTTAGAGGAACATGGAATAAAAATAAAAATAATAGATTCAACAACCTGCAGGTTTGTAACTCACAGAGGAATTACAGCAGAAGATATTGAGGAAACTATTGAAATAATAAAAAGCACACTTATATAG
- a CDS encoding GNAT family N-acetyltransferase: protein MVLDIVKTDSKNVDFIKLIKLLDEDLNERYGELQKQYDKHNELDFIKDVIIIYKDDIPAACGAFKEYDADTIELKRIFVTKDNRRQGLSKLIVRKLEELGNSSGYKYAVLETGIKQIEAINLYKNTGYTVIENYGSYAGNSNSVCMKKNL, encoded by the coding sequence ATGGTTTTAGACATAGTTAAAACTGATAGTAAAAATGTTGATTTTATTAAACTTATAAAATTATTAGATGAAGACCTTAATGAAAGATATGGGGAATTGCAAAAACAATACGACAAGCATAATGAGCTAGATTTTATTAAAGATGTTATAATAATTTATAAAGATGATATACCTGCTGCGTGTGGAGCTTTTAAGGAATATGATGCTGATACTATAGAGCTAAAGCGGATATTTGTAACAAAGGATAATAGAAGACAGGGATTATCTAAATTGATAGTCAGAAAACTTGAGGAGCTTGGAAACAGCAGTGGCTATAAATATGCAGTATTGGAAACAGGAATAAAGCAAATTGAAGCGATTAATTTATATAAAAACACTGGATATACAGTCATCGAAAATTATGGATCCTATGCAGGAAATTCTAATAGTGTATGTATGAAGAAGAACTTATAA
- the nhaA gene encoding Na+/H+ antiporter NhaA, with product MKDKIKNKVISPFLKFFKSESSSGLILLACAIIAIIIANSSLAESYENILHSYITIGYKEVSISMSVLHWINDGFMAIFFLVVGMEIKREVVYGELKSFKKTILPISAAIGGMIVPAIIYALFNYNRASISGWGIPMATDIAFALGVLSLVGKKAPKGIVVFLTALAIVDDLGAIIVIAVFYTSQISLSALIMAMGILIALILANKFNVKFPAVYIILGILLWICVLKSGIHSTIAGVLLGMTLPIGENIHKFKDSILHKFEETLTPWSSYLIMPIFALANSGITIDINSFSVAIVEHVSLGIIFGLFFGKQIGIFVTSYILVKLKIAKLPANVTKRHLYGASVLGGIGFTMSIFVASLSFTDEAILSMAKISIIIASILAAAFGAVIFKFIEIKGKQ from the coding sequence ATGAAAGATAAAATTAAAAATAAAGTTATTAGTCCATTTCTAAAGTTTTTTAAAAGTGAATCATCTAGTGGGTTGATACTTTTAGCATGTGCTATAATTGCGATTATTATTGCAAATTCAAGCTTAGCTGAGAGTTATGAAAACATACTTCATTCGTATATAACAATTGGTTACAAGGAAGTTTCAATATCCATGTCAGTTCTCCATTGGATTAATGATGGATTCATGGCTATATTTTTCTTGGTAGTTGGAATGGAAATAAAGAGAGAAGTAGTGTACGGAGAGCTCAAGTCATTTAAGAAGACAATACTTCCAATATCAGCAGCCATAGGAGGAATGATTGTACCAGCAATTATTTATGCATTATTTAATTATAATAGAGCAAGCATTTCTGGATGGGGAATTCCTATGGCAACAGATATTGCATTTGCTTTAGGAGTACTTTCATTAGTAGGAAAAAAAGCACCAAAGGGAATAGTAGTATTCCTTACAGCGTTAGCTATAGTTGACGATCTAGGAGCTATTATAGTAATTGCAGTATTTTATACGAGCCAAATTTCCTTAAGTGCATTAATTATGGCTATGGGTATCTTAATTGCTCTTATATTAGCCAATAAATTTAATGTTAAATTTCCAGCTGTGTATATTATTTTAGGTATATTATTATGGATATGTGTTTTAAAATCAGGAATACATTCAACAATAGCTGGTGTATTACTTGGGATGACTTTGCCTATAGGAGAAAATATTCATAAATTTAAAGATTCTATACTGCATAAATTTGAAGAAACATTAACCCCTTGGTCTAGTTATTTGATAATGCCAATATTTGCTCTAGCTAATTCAGGTATAACTATCGATATAAACAGTTTTTCAGTGGCTATAGTGGAGCATGTTAGTTTGGGAATAATATTTGGTTTATTTTTTGGTAAGCAGATAGGTATATTTGTGACCTCATATATTTTAGTTAAATTAAAGATAGCTAAACTTCCAGCTAATGTAACTAAGAGGCATTTATATGGTGCAAGTGTTCTTGGAGGAATTGGATTTACTATGTCTATCTTTGTTGCATCATTATCATTTACAGATGAAGCTATATTGTCTATGGCGAAAATAAGTATAATAATTGCTTCTATTTTAGCAGCAGCATTCGGAGCAGTAATTTTCAAGTTTATAGAAATCAAAGGAAAGCAATAG
- a CDS encoding DUF441 domain-containing protein — protein sequence MDSNIILLVILAASILGKANSVAIATSILLIIKLVNLDKYIFPVIEDSGMTLGLILLIAAILIPIADGKYTAINIKNVLASWIGIAALIISLFTTYLSGLGLQYLTVQGHGDVMPALILGAVIASAFLGGVPVGPLITSGMLALGVKLLHR from the coding sequence GTGGATTCTAATATTATATTATTAGTAATACTTGCAGCATCAATACTTGGAAAAGCTAATTCAGTAGCTATTGCAACATCTATATTATTGATTATTAAACTTGTAAATCTAGATAAATATATATTCCCTGTTATAGAAGACAGTGGAATGACACTAGGGTTAATATTACTTATTGCTGCTATTTTAATTCCAATTGCAGATGGAAAGTATACAGCTATAAATATTAAAAATGTTCTTGCGTCATGGATTGGTATAGCGGCATTGATAATTTCTCTTTTCACTACTTACTTAAGTGGCCTAGGCCTTCAATATCTTACAGTTCAGGGTCATGGTGATGTAATGCCAGCCTTAATATTAGGAGCAGTAATTGCTTCTGCATTTTTAGGTGGAGTTCCAGTTGGTCCTTTAATTACTTCAGGAATGCTCGCTTTAGGTGTTAAATTGTTACATAGGTGA